A genomic segment from Salvelinus alpinus chromosome 8, SLU_Salpinus.1, whole genome shotgun sequence encodes:
- the tmem63a gene encoding CSC1-like protein 1 isoform X1, which yields MSSSWWGLVKNGSAHHVDNSSCFSSTESTVLKGNSFGGVPVVLLLDFIFFLVLLILFSVIRRKLWDYGRLALISDREGFSETSHRRYGRMSSCVSNVEEPEHELGCCSWLPYIIRMDEEMVKARCGIDAVHYLSFQRHLITLLVLVTVISVTVILPVNLSGNLLGNDPYNFGRTTVGNLQKDNNLLWIHTVFAVIYLILTVLLLRRHTSQMKGMGRGLTRNTLFASSIPKEASEEDIRTHFTEAYPTCRVCEVHLTYDVAKLMHLDKERKRAEKNLRYYERVLQQGGQREVINPRLCGHLCCCRTRNCQEVDAIEYFRGHAAGLLEEVRTQRELVPQHPLGMVFVTLQSEAMATYILKDFNALDCGNGDSAVRCGCGREPQPSSCSAALKVRNWRVDYAPHPRNVYWDNLSVQGFRWWFRCLLLNFFLFFLLTFLTTPSIIISTMDKFNVTKPIYYLNSAVVSQFFPTLLLWSFSALLPTIVYYSTLGECHWNRSREQLIMMHKLYIFLLFMVLILPSLGLTSLAVFFRWLFDKEFLADGKLRFECVFLPDQGAFFVNYVITAGLVGSGMELLRLPGLLLYTIRMALARSAAERKYVKQNQAYEFEYGAMYGWTLCVFTVIMAYSITCPVIVPFGLLYLMLKHLVDKHNLYFAYLPARLDRQVHLGAVNQALAAPIICLIWLYFFSVLRTGFMADTSLFTLVVLCVTVCICISYTCFGHFKYLSPHNYKLKGDEDALDGLADSNMVYLPRVLRTESPESPATSPDGCKTPQSYGTTDSSPSCQSPVDDELLMNP from the exons ATGTCGTCCTCTTGGTGGGGGCTGGTGAAAAATGGTAGTGCACATCATGTGGACAATAGCAGTTGTTTCAGCTCCACAGAAAGCACCGTCCTCAAGGGAAACAGCTTTGGAGGGGTGCCTGTTGTACTGCTGCTGGACTTCATCTTcttcttg GTGTTGCTGATCCTCTTCTCCGTCATCAGGAGGAAGCTGTGGGACTATGGCCGCCTGGCGCTGATCTCTGACAGGGAAGGG TTCAGTGAGACATCACACCGCCGCTATGGGAGAATGTCGTCCTGTGTGTCCAACGTGGAGGAGCCGGAGCACGAATTg GGATGCTGCTCCTGGCTCCCCTACATCATCAGAATGGA TGAGGAGATGGTGAAGGCGCGATGTGGGATCGATGCTGTCCACTACCTGTCCTTCCAGCGTCACCTGATCACCCTCCTGGTGCTGGTTACCGTCATCTCCGTGACTGTCATCTTGCCTGTCAACCTGTCTGGTAACCTGCTAG GAAATGACCCGTACAACTTCGGAAGGACTACTGTTGGTAATCTTCAGAAGGA TAATAACCTGCTGTGGATACACACAGTGTTTGCAGTCATCTACCTGATCTTGACAGTGTTACTGCTGAGGCGACACACCTCCCAGATGAAGGGCATGGGCAGAGGGCTG ACCAGAAACACCCTGTTTGCGTCTTCCATCCCCAAAGAAGCCAGTGAAGAGGACATCAGGACCCACTTTAC TGAGGCCTACCCTACCTGCCGTGTGTGTGAAGTGCACTTGACGTATGATGTGGCCAAGCTGATGCACCTGGACAAGGAAAG GAAGCGAGCAGAGAAAAACCTGCGCTACTACGAGCGGGTACTTCAGCAAGGGGGCCAGAGGGAGGTGATCAACCCCCGTCTATGTGGTCACCTCTGCTGCTGCCGCACCCGCAACTGTCAGGAG GTAGATGCCATAGAGTACTTCCGTGGCCACGCGGCAGGTCTGTTGGAGGAGGTGAGGACGCAGAGAGAGCTTGTGCCACAGCACCCTCTAGGGATGGTCTTCGTCACTCTGCAGTCTGAGGCAATGGCCACATA TATTCTGAAGGACTTCAACGCCCTGGACTGTGGAAATGGGGACAGCGCAGTGAGGTGTGGGTGTGGCCGAGAGCCCCAGCCTTCGTCTTGCAGCGCGGCTCTGAAAGTGAGGAACTGGAGGGTTGACTACGCCCCTCATCCCAGAAACGTGTACTG ggACAACCTTTCAGTGCAGGGCTTCCGCTGGTGGTTCCGATGCCTGCTGCtcaacttcttcctcttcttcctcctcaccTTCCTCACCACTCCCTCCATCAtcatcagcaccatggacaagTTCAACGTCACCAAGCCCATCTACTACCTCAAC agtgcTGTGGTCAGTCAGTTTTTCCCCACTCTGCTTCTGTGGTCCTTCTCTGCCCTGCTGCCCACCATAGTGTACTACTCAACTCTGGGAGAGTGCCACTggaacag GTCCAGGGAGCAGTTGATTATGATGCACAAGCTGTACATCTTCCTCCTGTTCATGGTTCTGATCCTGCCCTCTCTTGGACTCACCAG TCTGGCTGTGTTCTTCCGCTGGCTGTTTGACAAAGAGTTTCTGGCTGATGGGAAGCTAAGGTTTGA GTGTGTGTTCCTGCCTGACCAGGGGGCGTTCTTTGTGAACTATGTCATCACGGCGGGCCTGGTGGGCTCTGGGATGGAGTTGCTGCGGTTGCCAGGGTTACTGCTCTACACCATCCGCATGGCGCTGGCTCGCTCCGCCGCAGAGAGGAAGTATGTCAAACAG AACCAAGCGTATGAGTTTGAGTACGGAGCCATGTACGGGTGGACCCTGTGTGTGTTCACTGTCATCATGGCTTACAGCATCACCTGCCCTGTCATAGTGCCTTTCG GTCTGCTGTACCTGATGCTGAAGCATCTAGTGGACAAACACAATCTGTACTTTGCCTACCTGCCCGCCCGCCTGGACAGACAGGTGCACCTGGGAGCTGTCAATCAAGCCCTGGCTGCACCCATCATCTGCCTCATCTGGCTCTATTTCTTCTCTGTCCTCCGGACAG GGTTCATGGCGGACACATCTCTCTTCACTCTGGTGGTCCTGTGTGTAACTGTCTGCATCTGCATCAGCTACACCTGCTTCGGACACTTCAAGTACCTCAGCCCTCACAACTACAAG TTGAAGGGGGATGAGGATGCCTTGGATGGATTGGCGGACAGCAACATG GTCTACCTTCCAAGGGTGCTCAGAACCGAGTCCCCTGAGTCCCCCGCCACATCACCAGATGGGTGTAAAACCCCCCAGTCATACGGGACCACAGACAGCAGCCCATCCTGTCAGAGCCCAGTAGATGATGAACTGTTGATGAACCCCTGA
- the tmem63a gene encoding CSC1-like protein 1 isoform X2 translates to MSSSWWGLVKNGSAHHVDNSSCFSSTESTVLKGNSFGGVPVVLLLDFIFFLVLLILFSVIRRKLWDYGRLALISDREGETSHRRYGRMSSCVSNVEEPEHELGCCSWLPYIIRMDEEMVKARCGIDAVHYLSFQRHLITLLVLVTVISVTVILPVNLSGNLLGNDPYNFGRTTVGNLQKDNNLLWIHTVFAVIYLILTVLLLRRHTSQMKGMGRGLTRNTLFASSIPKEASEEDIRTHFTEAYPTCRVCEVHLTYDVAKLMHLDKERKRAEKNLRYYERVLQQGGQREVINPRLCGHLCCCRTRNCQEVDAIEYFRGHAAGLLEEVRTQRELVPQHPLGMVFVTLQSEAMATYILKDFNALDCGNGDSAVRCGCGREPQPSSCSAALKVRNWRVDYAPHPRNVYWDNLSVQGFRWWFRCLLLNFFLFFLLTFLTTPSIIISTMDKFNVTKPIYYLNSAVVSQFFPTLLLWSFSALLPTIVYYSTLGECHWNRSREQLIMMHKLYIFLLFMVLILPSLGLTSLAVFFRWLFDKEFLADGKLRFECVFLPDQGAFFVNYVITAGLVGSGMELLRLPGLLLYTIRMALARSAAERKYVKQNQAYEFEYGAMYGWTLCVFTVIMAYSITCPVIVPFGLLYLMLKHLVDKHNLYFAYLPARLDRQVHLGAVNQALAAPIICLIWLYFFSVLRTGFMADTSLFTLVVLCVTVCICISYTCFGHFKYLSPHNYKLKGDEDALDGLADSNMVYLPRVLRTESPESPATSPDGCKTPQSYGTTDSSPSCQSPVDDELLMNP, encoded by the exons ATGTCGTCCTCTTGGTGGGGGCTGGTGAAAAATGGTAGTGCACATCATGTGGACAATAGCAGTTGTTTCAGCTCCACAGAAAGCACCGTCCTCAAGGGAAACAGCTTTGGAGGGGTGCCTGTTGTACTGCTGCTGGACTTCATCTTcttcttg GTGTTGCTGATCCTCTTCTCCGTCATCAGGAGGAAGCTGTGGGACTATGGCCGCCTGGCGCTGATCTCTGACAGGGAAGG TGAGACATCACACCGCCGCTATGGGAGAATGTCGTCCTGTGTGTCCAACGTGGAGGAGCCGGAGCACGAATTg GGATGCTGCTCCTGGCTCCCCTACATCATCAGAATGGA TGAGGAGATGGTGAAGGCGCGATGTGGGATCGATGCTGTCCACTACCTGTCCTTCCAGCGTCACCTGATCACCCTCCTGGTGCTGGTTACCGTCATCTCCGTGACTGTCATCTTGCCTGTCAACCTGTCTGGTAACCTGCTAG GAAATGACCCGTACAACTTCGGAAGGACTACTGTTGGTAATCTTCAGAAGGA TAATAACCTGCTGTGGATACACACAGTGTTTGCAGTCATCTACCTGATCTTGACAGTGTTACTGCTGAGGCGACACACCTCCCAGATGAAGGGCATGGGCAGAGGGCTG ACCAGAAACACCCTGTTTGCGTCTTCCATCCCCAAAGAAGCCAGTGAAGAGGACATCAGGACCCACTTTAC TGAGGCCTACCCTACCTGCCGTGTGTGTGAAGTGCACTTGACGTATGATGTGGCCAAGCTGATGCACCTGGACAAGGAAAG GAAGCGAGCAGAGAAAAACCTGCGCTACTACGAGCGGGTACTTCAGCAAGGGGGCCAGAGGGAGGTGATCAACCCCCGTCTATGTGGTCACCTCTGCTGCTGCCGCACCCGCAACTGTCAGGAG GTAGATGCCATAGAGTACTTCCGTGGCCACGCGGCAGGTCTGTTGGAGGAGGTGAGGACGCAGAGAGAGCTTGTGCCACAGCACCCTCTAGGGATGGTCTTCGTCACTCTGCAGTCTGAGGCAATGGCCACATA TATTCTGAAGGACTTCAACGCCCTGGACTGTGGAAATGGGGACAGCGCAGTGAGGTGTGGGTGTGGCCGAGAGCCCCAGCCTTCGTCTTGCAGCGCGGCTCTGAAAGTGAGGAACTGGAGGGTTGACTACGCCCCTCATCCCAGAAACGTGTACTG ggACAACCTTTCAGTGCAGGGCTTCCGCTGGTGGTTCCGATGCCTGCTGCtcaacttcttcctcttcttcctcctcaccTTCCTCACCACTCCCTCCATCAtcatcagcaccatggacaagTTCAACGTCACCAAGCCCATCTACTACCTCAAC agtgcTGTGGTCAGTCAGTTTTTCCCCACTCTGCTTCTGTGGTCCTTCTCTGCCCTGCTGCCCACCATAGTGTACTACTCAACTCTGGGAGAGTGCCACTggaacag GTCCAGGGAGCAGTTGATTATGATGCACAAGCTGTACATCTTCCTCCTGTTCATGGTTCTGATCCTGCCCTCTCTTGGACTCACCAG TCTGGCTGTGTTCTTCCGCTGGCTGTTTGACAAAGAGTTTCTGGCTGATGGGAAGCTAAGGTTTGA GTGTGTGTTCCTGCCTGACCAGGGGGCGTTCTTTGTGAACTATGTCATCACGGCGGGCCTGGTGGGCTCTGGGATGGAGTTGCTGCGGTTGCCAGGGTTACTGCTCTACACCATCCGCATGGCGCTGGCTCGCTCCGCCGCAGAGAGGAAGTATGTCAAACAG AACCAAGCGTATGAGTTTGAGTACGGAGCCATGTACGGGTGGACCCTGTGTGTGTTCACTGTCATCATGGCTTACAGCATCACCTGCCCTGTCATAGTGCCTTTCG GTCTGCTGTACCTGATGCTGAAGCATCTAGTGGACAAACACAATCTGTACTTTGCCTACCTGCCCGCCCGCCTGGACAGACAGGTGCACCTGGGAGCTGTCAATCAAGCCCTGGCTGCACCCATCATCTGCCTCATCTGGCTCTATTTCTTCTCTGTCCTCCGGACAG GGTTCATGGCGGACACATCTCTCTTCACTCTGGTGGTCCTGTGTGTAACTGTCTGCATCTGCATCAGCTACACCTGCTTCGGACACTTCAAGTACCTCAGCCCTCACAACTACAAG TTGAAGGGGGATGAGGATGCCTTGGATGGATTGGCGGACAGCAACATG GTCTACCTTCCAAGGGTGCTCAGAACCGAGTCCCCTGAGTCCCCCGCCACATCACCAGATGGGTGTAAAACCCCCCAGTCATACGGGACCACAGACAGCAGCCCATCCTGTCAGAGCCCAGTAGATGATGAACTGTTGATGAACCCCTGA